CCACGGAAGTTCTTATCGCCGAGACGGCATTTGAACCACGCACATAAGATGTAGTCACCGCGATGCCGCGTTCGTCCGCAATCAGAAAAGCGTTGACGGCATTCACGCGCGCGCTGACATCGCGCAACAGACCGGCAAGAAATAAACGCGTGACCGGCGCGGCATCAACATCCACGAGTTCGCCGGCAAACTCGAGCCGCACCTCGCGAACTGCGCTATCCGCCAACTGCGCCTGAAAACGTCCCAGACTTTCTGCGAGCGACAAGTACGGTTGCAACGTGGTCAGTTCGGCTGCGCCTACAGCCGGCATGTTCACGGCGCCTCGCAACGCTCCGGTCTGAAGGTAGTCACGCATCTGTTCAGCGACCGTGAAAGCGACGGCTTCCTGGGCTTCCGCCGTCGAAGCTCCGAGATGCGGCGTCGCGATTACCTGATCGAGACGCAGCAAAGGATGATCTGCCGGCGGCGGTTCCTTTTCAAAGACATCCAGCGCCGCGCCGGCGATCTTTCCGGATTGGATCGCGTCGTGCAACGCCGCCTCATCGACCAGCCCGCCGCGCGCGCAATTGATGACGCGCGCTCCGGTTTTCATTTTGCCGAACGCCTCTGCATTAATCAGTCCCCGTGTTTCATTCGACAGCGGCGTGTGAATCGTCAGGAAATCAGCTCGCGCGAGTACTTCATCCAGCGACCCGGTTTCGACTTCCGCTTCGCCCGCCGGCTGAATCGCAATGAAAGGATCGTGGGCCAGGGCTTTCATTCCCAGCGCCGCTGCCCGCTGTGCGACGGCGCGACCGATGCGGCCCAAGCCAATGATGCCGAGCGTTTTGCCGCGCAATTCCGCGCCGATAAAACGCTTTCGCTCCCAGTGCGCGGCTTTGACGCTGCTGTTGGCCTGCGCCACGTTACGCGCGAGCGCTACCAGGAGCGCGATAGTGTGCTCCGCAGTCGTGATCGTATTGCCGTCAGGCGCGTTCATGACGACGATTCCGTGTGCCGTCGCCGCCTGCACGTCGATGTTGTCAACGCCGACACCGGCGCGGCCGATCACTCGAAGTCTCGGCGCTGAATCCATTAACCCCGCGGTGACCTTCGTTTCGCTCCGCACTACCAGCCCATCGCAATCGGCGAGGACGGTTTGTAACTCAGCCGGCGACAGACCCGTTCGCTTCTCGACCTCGAATCCGGCATCACGCAACGGCTGAAGCCCGCTGTCACTAACATCATCGGCCACTAAAACCTTCGGTGCACTCATCGTGCGCGGATTATATCGGTTTTTCCCAAGCGGCGTCGTTCGCGCCACTAGTGATACACTGCCGCAAACGATTTTGTTACGCAGTGCGGTCCGGAGAGATCGACTTGATTACCGTAACCTGCCTCAACACCGCGACGAAGGAAATCTCAGAGAACTGTCCGGTGCCGGACATCAGTGACCTTCGTCAGGATTCTCAGCATGTAATTTGGGCCGACGTCAGCGATCCCACGAGCCAGGACTTTACGGACCTGGCTGAAGAGTTCGACTTCCATCATCTGTCGATCGAAGACTGCCGCAACGAGCATCAGCGACCGAAGGTTGAGGAATATTCCGGCTACTATTTCATTGTGCTCTATGAAGCCAGTCTGGTCGGCCCGAACGACGCGTTGGAGTTGCGCGAACTGAATATTTTTCTCGGCAAGAACTTTCTGGTCACGGTTCACAGTCGCCCGATCCGCGCTATCGCCACCGCGCGCCGCCTTTGGGAAGAGTGGCTCGATAGATCGGAAGCGGGCGCGGGACTGCTGGCTTACCTGCTCATCGATGCCACGGTTGATGATTATCTTCCCCTCCTCGACATCATCAGCGAGCGGATGGACGATTTAGAGGATTCGATATTCGGCGAATGGCGCGCTGCGGTCATTGAAGAAATATTCATGATCAAGAAGAAGTTGCTTTACCTGCGCCGCGCCATTACGCCCCTCCGCGATGTTTTTAATACCCTGCTCAGGCGTGAACAGCCGATCTTTCCGCGCGAGACCCATGTTTATTTCCAGGACGTTTTTGATCATCTGATTCGCGTCGCCGACAACATCGACACGCTGCGCGATATGTTGAGCTCAACGATGGACGCTTACTTATCGGTCTCAGGAAATCGTATGAACAAAGTAATGAAGCGCCTGACTTCAGTCTCAACGATTCTGATGTCGGTGACTTTGATCGCGGGCATCTACGGCATGAACTTCGTGTTTATGCCTGAGTTAAGATGG
The nucleotide sequence above comes from Pyrinomonadaceae bacterium. Encoded proteins:
- the serA gene encoding phosphoglycerate dehydrogenase, which gives rise to MSAPKVLVADDVSDSGLQPLRDAGFEVEKRTGLSPAELQTVLADCDGLVVRSETKVTAGLMDSAPRLRVIGRAGVGVDNIDVQAATAHGIVVMNAPDGNTITTAEHTIALLVALARNVAQANSSVKAAHWERKRFIGAELRGKTLGIIGLGRIGRAVAQRAAALGMKALAHDPFIAIQPAGEAEVETGSLDEVLARADFLTIHTPLSNETRGLINAEAFGKMKTGARVINCARGGLVDEAALHDAIQSGKIAGAALDVFEKEPPPADHPLLRLDQVIATPHLGASTAEAQEAVAFTVAEQMRDYLQTGALRGAVNMPAVGAAELTTLQPYLSLAESLGRFQAQLADSAVREVRLEFAGELVDVDAAPVTRLFLAGLLRDVSARVNAVNAFLIADERGIAVTTSYVRGSNAVSAIRTSVVTATGEQTASGSVFNTAEGYREGRLTRINGFRIEAIPRGHMLVMHNRDVPGVIGRVGSVLGDAGINISAFHLGRRERGGEAMAIIQVDGALDEPTTGKLLELEPVISLRQIEL
- the corA gene encoding magnesium/cobalt transporter CorA; translated protein: MITVTCLNTATKEISENCPVPDISDLRQDSQHVIWADVSDPTSQDFTDLAEEFDFHHLSIEDCRNEHQRPKVEEYSGYYFIVLYEASLVGPNDALELRELNIFLGKNFLVTVHSRPIRAIATARRLWEEWLDRSEAGAGLLAYLLIDATVDDYLPLLDIISERMDDLEDSIFGEWRAAVIEEIFMIKKKLLYLRRAITPLRDVFNTLLRREQPIFPRETHVYFQDVFDHLIRVADNIDTLRDMLSSTMDAYLSVSGNRMNKVMKRLTSVSTILMSVTLIAGIYGMNFVFMPELRWRYGYVFALLSIVAVGLALYAYLKKVDWL